A genomic window from Gossypium hirsutum isolate 1008001.06 chromosome D12, Gossypium_hirsutum_v2.1, whole genome shotgun sequence includes:
- the LOC107947405 gene encoding aquaporin AQPAn.G, with amino-acid sequence MAGTGPIGVIEDEENAYTGTRVRPFVATPRVEDEKKQSPTTLNKILCLEELFSLEVWRASLAELLGTAVLVFAMDTIVISSYETQTKMPHLIMSFLITVTITVLLLATFPISGGHINPVISLAASLTGVISLSRAAIYILAQCVGGVLGALALQSVVNTKIEQTFSLGGCTLTIVVPSANGPLVIGLKTRQALWLEIICTFVFLFASIWIAFDKRQAKHLGRVVVCSIIGVVVGLIVFISTTVTSTKGYAGVGMNPARCLGPALIRGGHLWNGH; translated from the exons ATGGCTGGAACTGGACCTATTGGTGTTATTGAAGACGAGGAAAATGCCTATACTGGAACTAGAGTCCGGCCCTTTGTTGCCACGCCAAG GGTTGAGGATGAGAAGAAGCAAAGTCCCACTACCTTGAATAAGATTTTATGTCTTGAAGAGCTTTTCTCTTTGGAG GTTTGGAGAGCATCTCTGGCAGAGCTCCTTGGGACAGCAGTGTTGGTCTTCGCAATGGACACCATAGTCATCTCCTCCTACGAGACACAAACAAAAATGCCCCACCTTATAATGTCATTTCTTATTACTGTCACTATCACGGTTCTCCTCCTAGCCACGTTTCCCATTTCCGGTGGCCACATCAATCCTGTTATCAGCCTTGCCGCGTCACTCACCGGAGTTATCTCCCTTTCACGTGCCGCCATTTATATATTGGCTCAATGTGTTGGGGGCGTACTAGGGGCACTTGCATTACAGTCTGTGGTGAACACCAAAATTGAGCAAACATTTTCTCTTGGTGGGTGCACCCTCACTATTGTTGTGCCAAGTGCAAATGGGCCACTTGTGATCGGACTCAAGACGAGGCAGGCCCTATGGCTGGAGATTATTTGCACCTTCGTATTTCTTTTTGCTTCCATATGGATTGCTTTTGATAAACGTCAAGCCAAGCACTTGGGTCGAGTGGTGGTTTGCTCTATCATTGGTGTTGTGGTGGGCCTTATCGTATTTATCTCAACTACTGTAACTTCCACCAAGGGCTATGCAGGGGTTGGGATGAACCCTGCAAGATGTTTGGGTCCGGCTTTAATTAGAGGTGGCCACCTTTGGAACGGACACTAG